DNA sequence from the Pseudoglutamicibacter cumminsii genome:
GGAGCGAAGCGCTCACCCAGCGTCTCTTCGAGGTATTCAGCGATGCCAAGGCGCACATCGAGACCCACAATGTCGGTCGTCTTGAGCGGACCGGATGCGTGCCCGTAGCCAAGCACCATTGCGTTGTCGATGTCCTCAGCGGAAGCCACACCGGCCTCAACCATGCGCATCGCTTCAAGCGCCAAAGCCACACCGAGGCGGGAGGACGCAAAGCCTGGGGCATCCTTGACCACGACCGCGGTCTTGCCGAGGCCCTCAGTCCAGCCGCGTGCAGCGCCAACGAGCTCCTCGTCGGTCTGCTGGCCAACAACAACCTCGATCAGCTTGGACGCTGGAACCGGGTTGAAGAAGTGCAGACCGAGGAAGCGGCCCGGGCGGGACAGCTCCTTCGCGAGACCATCGATCGACAGCGAGGACGTGTTCGACGCCAACACGGCCGTTTCGTCCATGTTCTTCTCAGCGTCCTGGAGGGTCTGGACCTTGAGATCCCAGATCTCCGGAACAGCCTCAACCACAAGCTCGCGGCCTGCAAGATCAGCCTTGTCAGTGGAGACGCTGAACTTGCCCATCCAGTCCTCAACACTGCCCTCGAGGCCGCGGTCGATCGACTTCTGAACCGAGGTAGCGACGCGTTCGGTCGCCGCCTTGGCCGCATCGTCATTCGCTTCGATAACGATGACCTCGCTACCGGAGGTCAAGAAACCGTGCGCGATGCCGGCGCCCATGCGGCCGCCACCGATCACGCCAACTTTTGCTGGAAAATCGCTCATCTACGTTGCAACCTCTACTTCTTTTTCTTGCGATCAAGGAACGCTTGCATGCGGTCGAATTTCGCCTGTGACTCGAACAGGATCGCCTGCGCGAGCTCGTCGACGGCCGGGTGTGCGTCACGCGGCATCGAGAACACACGCTTGGAGATCCGGACCGCGAGCGGGTCTTGCTTGCCGATGCGGTCAGCGAGCGCGTGGGCGCCCGCCATGAGCTCGGATGGTTCGTGCAGTTCCGTCACGAGCTTGAGTTCGAGGGCTTCCTCAGCGTTGAGGATGCGGCCTGCGAGGATCAGCTCGAGCGCGGTTGGTTCACCTACGAGTTCCTTGAGACGCCACAAGGCACCCGCCGCAGCCGAGATGCCGAGGTTGGTTTCAGGCTGCCCCATCTTGACCTTAGGGGTCGCGATGCGGAAGTCGGCCGCGTAGGCGAGTTCGGCGCCGCCGCCGAGGGCGAAGCCATCGATCGCCGCGATGACCGGCATCGGGAGGCGGTGGATACGCGAGAAGATCTGCGAGTTGATACCCGCGAGCGCGTCTTCGCGGCGTCGTTCGCGCAACTGCGCGATGTCGGCCCCGGATGCGAAGATGCCCCGCTGGCCGGCTTCCTCGTTCGCCTCAACACCGGTGATGATGAGGATCTTCGGGGTGCGCTCGAGGTATCCGCACAGGGCGTGGAACTCGTCGACCATGGTTTGGTCGATCGCGTTGAGAACCTCTGGGCGGTTCATGCGTGCTACGACGCGGTCTTCGCTTTCGGTGATCTCAAGGGCTGTGAAGCCCGATGCGTCGAAGGCCATGGTTTAGACGGCCTCCACGATGATCGCCTGGCCCTGGCCTACACCGATGCACAGGGTCGCGAGGCCGAGCTTGCGGCCTTCGGTTTCGCCGAGTTCGCGGTCCATGCGGCCCAGGAGGGTGATGACGATGCGCGCACCCGAGGAGCCGAGTGGGTGGCCAAGTGCGATCGCGCCGCCGTCGCGGTTGACGATCTCCGGGTCGAGTCCGAGCTCGCGGACAGAAGCGAGCGACTGGCTTGCGAACGCTTCGTTGATCTCTACGGCCTTGATGTCGGAGATGTCGAGGCCGGCCTTTTCGAGTGCCTTGCGGGTCGACGGGACCGGGCCCATACCCATGATTTCTGGGGCGAGACCTGCGGCAGCGTTGGAGACGACGCGTGCGCGCGCCTTGAGGCCGTACTTCTTGACGGCTTCTTCGGAGGCCACGATGATCGCGGATGCACCGTCGTTGAGGGAGGATGCGTTACCTGCGGTCACGACTTCGCCGCCCTTGACGACTGGACGCAACTTGGCCAAAACCTCTGGGGTCGAGCCTGGGCGTGGGCCCTCGTCAGTGTCAACGATGGTTTCGTTGCCCTTGCGGTCAAACACGGAGACCGGAACGATCTCGTCCTTGAAGCGGCCGGCTTCGATAGCGGCGAGGGCCTTTTCGTGGGAGGACGCCGCGAAAGCGTCGGCGTCTTCGCGGGAGATGTTGTACTGGCGTGCAACCTCTTCCGCGGTTTCTGGCATGGAGTAAGTGAACTTGCCGTCGCGGGAGAGCTCACCGGAGAGGAACTTAGGGTTCGGGAAACGCCAACCGATCGAGGTGTCGTGAACCTTACCTGGGTTTGCGAATGCCTTGGCTGGCTTCTCCATGACCCATGGCGCGCGGGACATCGACTCAACACCACCGGCAACCACGATCTCGGCGTCGCCGGCCTTGATCATCTGAGTTGCCATCGCGATCGCGGACATGCCCGATGCGCACAGACGATTGACGGTGATGCCTGGCACGGAGTCTGGGTAGCCGTTGAGCAGCCACGCCATGCGTGCGACGTTGCGGTTCTCTTCGCCTGCACCGTTAGCGTTGCCGAGGATAACTTCGTCGACTACTTCTGGGCCGATGCCTGCACGCTCGATGGCTTCCTTGATGACGAGGGCCGCGAGGTCGTCTGGACGGACAGAGGACAGTGCGCCTCCGTAGCGTCCAACTGGAGTACGTACGCCGCCGACCAGCATCGCTTCAGTCATGGTTCTCCTTTAGTAGAGGTTCGCACCGGGGCGCGCGGATTCGCGGCCACGAAGCATATGGGTGTTTACCCCAGTGTTTCACGTGCCGCGGTGGAGCGGGAGATCTGTGACACATACCCCTAAATGTGAGTAGTCTTACTTTCAGTTATTACCGTCTTGCAATGAGTCATTACCTCTGAGTCATTTCGCCCCGATTATTGAGAAGGAATCATGTCTTTCTTCCGCCGCCTCCCCCTGCTTGCCTGGGTGCTGATCGCCATTGTCGCCAGCATCGCGCTGACGTTGCCTACCTATGGTGAGGGGGCCGACAAGGCCTCGATCATGCCGGGCTGGCTCGCTCGCGTTTTCATGACCTATAACTCTCTGTTCTCCGGGATCTTGACGTTTGCGATCCCGCTGATCATTTTGGGCTTGGTTTTGCCGGCTATTGCTGAGTTGGGTCGCGGTGCGGGCAAGCTTTTGGGTATGACGGCCGGGATCGCTTACGGTTCCACGATCGCTGCTGGCGTGTTGGCTTATGGCGTTGCGTATTCCGTGTTCCCGCTGTTCTTGGGTGGGAGTGCGCCAAACATCGGTGAGGCGAGTGCGGACATCAACCCGTATTTCGCGATCGTTCAGGAGGCTTCTGAGGAGCCTGCGGTCCCGGAGATCGTGCTACCGCCAGCTATTGAGGTTTTGCCGGCGCTGGTTTTGGCGTTCATTTTGGGTCTGGGGCTCACTGCGATCAAGTCGAACGCACTGTTCGATGCTGCGGTTGATTTCCGCAAGATTGTGGACAAGCTGATTCGCAACATCATCATCCCTGGTCTTCCGTTGTTCATTTTCGGTATTTTCATGGATCTGACGCTTTCGGGCGCTGTGGGCGATGTGGTCAGCAACTTCTTGCTGGTTGCTTTGGTTGCGCTGTTGTTGACGCTGGCGGTTTTGGTTCTTCAGTATCTGATCGCTGGTGCTGTTGCGGGGCGTCGTCCGTTGACGTCGCTGTGGAACATGCGTTCGGCATATGTGACGGCACTAGGTACGGCTTCGAGTGCTGCGACTATTCCGGTCACGATTGAGGCGGCTAAGAAGAACAAGGTTTCGGATCCGGTTCGTAACTTTGTGATTCCGTTGTGCGCAACCATCCACCTTTCGGGCTCGATGGTGAAGATCGTTCTGTTCTCGCTCGCGGTCATGATGCTGTCCGGCACGAATATCGCGTTCGGCCACTACTTGCCGTTCATCCTGATGCTGGGCGTCATGATGATTGCGGCTCCTGGTGTTCCTGGCGGCGCGATCGCTGCGGCTTCGGGCCTGTTGGGTTCGATGCTGGGCTTCAACGAGGCACAGATCGGCTTGATGTTCGCTACCTACATCGCTCTCGATTCCTTCGGCACGGCAGCGAATGTTACGGGTGATGGCGCTATTGCGATGGTTGTTGACCGTTTGGCTCGCAACCGCAAGAACGTGGAACCGGAAGAGGGCTTGGAAGAGCCGGAGTTCGTCGAAGAGAGCTAAGGCGTCTGCGCGGCCTAAACTAGGTTGCATGGCCTTGGAAGATTCTGAACACCGCGATTTGCACATCAACCGTACGGGTCTCGAGGTGCTACGCACCCAGATCAACGGCGAGATCACGCCGGCCCCGTTTAACCAATTGCTGGGGGTCCGCTTGGTTGATGCCCGCGAGGGCGCGGTGGAGCTGACGTGCCAGATGAAGCCGGAGTTTCTTAACAAGATCGGGTCGGGCCACGGCGGTTTCGTTTCGACCCTTTTGGATAACGCGTGCGGTATGGCCGCGGATACGGTGGCGCGGCCGGGGCATGCGTTCACGACGATGGATCTGCATGTGCGGATGCTTCGCCCTGTAACGCTGGCCTCTGGCCTGATGCGTGTTGTGGGCGAGGTAGAAAAATCCGGCCGCTCTGTCACAGTCACGACGGCCAAGTTGTACGCCGAGGACGGCACGTTGCTGGCCAGCGCAACGTCGAGCTTGTTCTCGCTGGACATCTAGGAGCTGTTCCCATGCCGGTTGTCGCCGTAGTGTGTTTGATCCTTGCCGGGGTTGCCGCGGTCGCGGACTGGATTCTGACTCCGCGCACCGAGGGCACGTGGCGTTGGCTCACGAAAGCGTCGGTGCCTGCATTGTTGACGGCGAGCGTGGTGTTGACAGGTTTGGAGCGTCCACATCCGGCGTGGGCTTCGACGCTTGTTGCGGGTGCTTTGTGTTTCGCTTTGTTGGGCGATCTTCTGCTGTTAGACCGTGGACGCTTCATGTATGGGGCGTTGGCGTTCGGGGCCGCGCAGGCTGTTTTGACGGTCACGTTGACGTGGCGTGCCTGGGCGGGCCCGGTTCAGCAGGGTGCTGAGCCGGGCATGCCCGAGGGCGGTTGGATCGGTTTGCTCCTCGCAGGCATCGTGGTGGTGGCTGGTTTCTTTGCCGTGGGTTCGCGGCTGATTCGGGCGGCGCATCGTGACCGTTTGATCGTGGTCACCACGGCCTATATTGCTTTGATTTCGATGATGGTGTTGGCTGCGTCGTTGCATGTTCGCCAGCCTGGTGGATGGTGGGTTATCGGTGCGGCGTTGCTGTTTTATGTTTCTGACGCGTTGCTGGGGTGGAAGCAGTTTGTGAGCCGGGACCAGGCTCATTCGGTTGCTGTGATGGTCACGTATCACTTGGCGTTGTTCGGCTTTACGTGGTGGGCGTTGTTGCAGTCCGGAGTAACAGCCGCGGTGATGTGACGCTGACGCAGCCCTGTGACGCTGGCCCAGTAACGCCGGGCTGGGTGTGCCGTGTCAACTAGACTGGGCGTGTGACTGCTCAAGATTCTGTTTTGCCTGAGAAGGTTTCTGACGTTTTCGACCCCACCGCGTGGCGCGTTGTTGAGGGTTTTGATTTCCAGGACATCACCTACCACCGCCAGGTTGAGCGGGACGCCAGCGGCGCCGTTGTGCGCGATCTGGGCGCGGTCCGCATCGCGTTTGACCGCCCCGAGGTGCGTAACGCGTTCCGCCCGGGGACGGTCGACGAGTTGTACCGGGCGTTGGATCACGCCCGTATGACGGGCGATGTGGGCACTGTGATCCTCACGGGTAACGGCCCGTCCCCTAAGGACGGCGGGCATTCGTTCTGCTCGGGTGGGGACCAGCGTATTCGTGGCCGTGATGGCTACCGTTATGCCGCGGGCGAGACGCGCGAGACGATCGACCCTGCCCGCGCCGGCCGTCTGCACATTCTTGAGGTTCAGCGCCTGATCCGCACGATGCCCAAGGTCGTTATCGCGGTCGTGAACGGTTGGGCTGCCGGTGGTGGGCACTCGCTGCATGTGGTCGCGGACTTGACGATCGCTTCTGCCGAGCACGGTAAGTTCAAGCAGACTGACGCGACGGTTGGCTCCTTCGACGCGGGTTACGGTTCGGCGCTGTTGGCTCGCCAGATTGGTCAGAAGAAGGCGCGTGAGATTTTCTTCTTGGCTCGCGAGTATTCGGCTCAGGACATGGTGGAGGCTGGCGCTGTCAACGCCGCGGTTCCGCATGCCGAGCTTGAGAAGGTCGCGCTCGAGTATGCGGCGGATGTCGCTCGCCAGTCCCCTCAGGCGATCCGCATGTTGAAGTTCGCGTTCAATGCGGTCGATGACGGCATCGCGGGCCAGCAGGTTTTCGCTGGCGAGGCTACGCGCCTTGCGTACATGACGGATGAGGCCGTTGAGGGCCGGGATGCGTTCCTTGAGAAGCGTGACCCGGACTGGTCAGCCCACCCGTACTACTTCTGATTCAGTGCATTCTGATTCGATGCTTTCTGATCCGGTGTCTGCATTGTCTGACAACGCGGGGTACGCGTTCGCTGATGCTGTTGCGGACGTGCGCACCCGGCTTACTGCCGCGCTAGAGGGCACGGGCCCTGCGGTTGAGATCGTCGAGGCACCCGCTGGCTCCGCTGACACACGCACGGAAGCGGGCATCCCGTTCGTGGTCGAGCATCCGGACGATGCGCCGGAGGGTACGGCAGCGGTGATTCGCACATCGGGGTCTACTGGGATGCCTAAGCGGACCGCTTTACCGGCTGATGCCCTTAAGGCTTCCGCGGCCGCAACCACTCAGCGGATCGGTACCGGCCATTGGTTGCTTGCGTTGCCTCTGCATTATGTTGCCGGCCTGGCCGTGGTTTCGCGGGCGGTGCTCGCGGGTAGCTCGCTGGTGACGATGGATCTGCGCTCGCGTTTCACGGCGGGAGCCTTTGCGGCGGCGACTGACAAACTCGCCACCAGCGCAGGCCACGGCACCGATTCGCCGCCAAGGCTGCTGACGTCCCTGGTTCCAACCCAGCTGACCCGCCTGTTGGAATCACCCCAGGGCGTTGAGGCGCTCAAACGTTACGCCGCGGTTCTGGTGGGCGGCAGCGCTACCCCACCGGCAACGCTCGAACGTGCCCGCGAGCTCTGCATCCCCATCGTGCTGACATACGGTTCGGCGGAGACCTGCGGGGGTTGCGTGTATGACGGCGAGCCGCTGCCGGGTGTTTCGATCTCGATCGATTCCGATGGCCGGGTCAGCTTGGGCGGCCCCCAGGTCGCTTCCGGCTACATCGGCGATCCCGAGCGTACCGAGCAGCATTTCGTGACGCACTTCCCCGACCCGCGCATGAATCACGCGCATCCGACCCGCTGGTACGTCACGGACGACCTCGGCACGCTCCTACCCAACGGTGTGCTTCGGATCCGCGGCCGCATCGATGACGTCATCAACACCGGCGGCGTCAAGGTGTCCGCGGCCCGCATCCTGGCGACCATAGAGACGATGCCGACGGTCCGCGAAGCCGTCGTGGTTCCGGTCCCCCACCCCGAGTGGGGACAGACCGTCGGTCTCATCTATGCCGGGGACGCAACCGAGGCCGACATCGCCGCCGAGGTCAAGGCGAACGTTTCAGCGGCCGCCGTTCCCCGCGTCGTGATCCGGGCTGGCGCGATCCCGCGGCTCAGCAACCACAAACCTGACCGGCAGACCGCGGTTGCTCGCTTGAGCACGCTAATCTAACTAGCGGGTTCATTTACCCGTAACGTCTTTTTAGAAAGGACCTCGTTCTTCGTGGCCACTGCCTCACAATGGATTTCTGGCGCTCGCCTGCGCACGCTCCCGATGGCCGTTTCGCCCGTGGTGGTGGGTGTTGCGGCGGGTTTCGCGGCTTCGGGTTCGGTCAAGTGGATTCCGGCCTTGCTTGCTCTGGTGGTTTCGCTGTTGCTGCAGATCGGGGTCAACTACGCGAACGACTATTCCGATGGCGTGCGCGGCACCGATGACAACCGTGTGGGTCCGTTCCGGCTCACTGGCTCCGCGGCGGCGAGCCCGCGGGCGGTCAAGTATGCCTCGTTCTTGTGCTTTGGCCTGGCGGCGGCGGCTGGCCTGGGTCTTGTGTGGATGACGCAGACGTGGGTCTTGCTGATTGTGGGTGCGCTCGCGATCGCTGCGGCGTGGGGTTACACGGGCGGTAAGAACCCGTACGGTTACCTCGGTTTGGGCGAGCTGTTCGTGTTTATTTTCTTTGGCCTTGTTGCCACGGTCGGCACGACCTACACCCAGTTGGGGCATTCGTCGGGGCATTCGTGGCTCGGTGCGATCTCTATTGGTTTGATCGCTACTGCCTTGTTGATGGTCAACAATATTCGTGACCTGCCAACCGACCGTGCTGCGGGCAAACGCACGCTCGCTGTGCGTGTTGGGGACCGCCCTGCGCGACTGATCTATGTTCTGATGATCGTGGTTGCGATCTTGGGGCCGGTGAGCCTCGGGTTTGTCACGAACACGTGGCTTTTCGTGGTGTTGTTGACGTTCGTGGTTGCGTTCAAACCGTGCGCCGCGGTGTTGACGGCGCAGGACCGCCGCGACCTCATCCCGGCGCTCGCGACCACAAGCCTTATTCAGGTGGTTTTCGCTGTACTGTTCTCGTTCGCGGTCGTGATCAATAAGCTTCTGCTGGCCTAGCGGTCCTCATAAGAGCGGCCGCCGCATCAACCGGGTTGGTTGAAGCGGCGGCCGTATCCGTTTAAGTGTGTACCGTTCTAGCGGTCTGCGAGGTCGGTGCTGTCAGCCTTGCCGTGACGGCCTGCTCCCTCTTGCGCGTCGAGGTAGGCGTCCTCGACGTCTTCGTCGCTCGGAGCTTCCGCTTTAGGGGCCTTCATGGCTTCGGTTTCGTTTTTGCGGCGGCTGAGTGCGCGGCGGAACTGCTGGCTGGCCTCAGCCTGCGCTTTGTTCATGAACAGGAACGTGACCGCGAACGAAACAACCGCGCCCACAATCACCGAGGCGATAGCGCCGCCGACTGGCCAACGGTTGAATGCGAAAAAGTAGTACACGAGCATGGCGACGCCGATCAGAATCACGCCGCGGATCAAACCCATCCAAAAAACCTTCACCGCACCAGTCTAACGGTGACCTGCGGAGGTGCCGTGCTGGCCGCAAACTAGAATGGACCGTATGCGTTGGCTCGTATTCATCGTTCCACTGGTTCTTGTTTTTATCCTGTACGCGTTGTTCAACGCGATCGGGACGTCTCAGCATCGCGTGCGTTCGCTCCCGAAGGGTGTGTGGATCGCCGCGATCATCGTGTTGCCGGTGGTTGGCGCGGTGCTGTGGTTGACCCTGGGTTCGGATAAGACTGCCCCGGCTGCCGCTCCCCGCGGCAAGGGCCCAGATGACGATGCGGCTTTCCTTGAACGCTTGAACCTTGAGCGGGACCGGAAGAAGATGCAGCAGGACGCGTTGCGCCGCGAAAAGGAGCTTGAGGCGCGGGAAGCCGCGTTGCGTGAACGTGAGCAGGCTGCTGAGCGTGACCGCCAGCGCGGCAACACCGGAGTTGGTAACCCTGACCGTGACATGTCAGGCCCTGGTCAGCGCGACAACGGCCTGCCAGGCGACGTTGAGGATTCCGATGGCGGTGAACGGCCATGATCGCGCCTACTGTGTTGTTCCCCTCTGTGTCGATGCCGTTCAACCCCACTCATTACGATGGTCCGGTCACCGATAGCCAGCCAACGTGGCTTCCGGTGATCCTGGGAACGGTGGGCGTTCTGGTTTTGATCGCGATTTTCGCGACGTTCATTGTGTGGCTCATGCGCGGTGACCGCCGCGATAAGGAAGCCGGGATGCACCTCGAGGAATCCCCGTTTTTCGAGACACGAGAGAATCCATACGAGGAACAGTTCCGCCGCAAAAACCAGAGCGACGAGAGCAAGCCAACCGATTAAGCATCTTGTGGCCCCACTCACCTCATGCTTTAATGCGTTTACCTTTAAGACGCTTCCGTTTCAGCGGAGCGCCGTTTCAGCGGAGCGCCGTTTCCGTTAATAGATGATCTGGAATGGTAAATGAACCCTAAATCGATCTGCGCGCTTCTTTTCGCGCCGGCTGTGTATCACGTGTTCTTGCTGGTTCTCATCGTGAGTTCGGCGCTTCCGCCGCGCGGCCTGGTGCTCACCGTGTGGGGCGTCTCGCTGGTTATCCCTTTGATTGCGGCAGCGCTCATGGCCCGCGATAAGACCACCTACGCCCCTGGCCTCGTGGCTAGCGTGGCAGTCTTGGCAGTTCTGCGGTGCGCACTGTTCGCCGCCGAGCAGTTCCTCTACGACGCCTACTTCGTTACCCCTGTGGACCTCGTTCTCGCGGTAGCGCTAGCCGTCATCGGCATCGTGATAGTGCGCAAGCGCGGTTCCATCCCCCACGCCGCATAAACACAGCGCCGCATAAACAGCTGCAGTTAAAACGTGGGTGGCCGGGACTCCGACAAGGAGTCCCGGCCGTCCACGTTAACGGCCACACCAGAGGCCGCGCCCGTCAGCCGCTAGATGCCTGCGTATGAGTGCAGGCCCGCGAACACGGTGTTGACGACGGTGAAGTTGAAGATGATGCAGCCGTAACCGATGATGCTCAGCCATGCGGAGCGGTCGCCGGTCCAGCCGCGGGTTGCCCTAGCGTGCAAGTAGCCTGCGTAGACAACCCAGATGATGAAGGTCCAGACTTCCTTGGTGTCCCAGCCCCACGGGCGACCCCATGCTTCGTTCGCCCACACGGCACCCAAGATCAGCGTCAGCGTCCAGGCGACGAATGCGACCGCGTTGATGCGGTAAGCGACGTTCTCAAGCGTCACCGCGGACGGCACCAAACGCAGCCACGGCAGTTTGTCCTCGCGGCCAGCCAGTAGCGCGGCCTGGCGGCGTGACTGAATGAGTTGCAGGACAGCCATCGCGAACGTCAACGTGAACAGCGCGCAAGCCAATACCGCGATCGAAACGTGAATGATCAACCACGGCGACTGCAGCGCCGGCTGCAAGTGCTGAACGGGAGTTGGGAACGCCATGGTGGCCGAGCACATCATCGCTACGACCAAGCCAGAGACGAACACACCCATGAAACGGATGTCCTTGATCATGAGCGCGACCAAGTACACCGCAACAACCACGAGCGCGCCCGTGGTCATGAACTCGTACATGTTGCCCCACGGAACGCGCTGCGCGGCGATCGAACGGGTCACCACGGCAGCGGCGTGGATCGCGAAGGACAACCACATTAAAGCGATCGCAACCCGAGCCAAGCGGCGCGTCGGTGCCTTTTCGTCGTAGTCCATGTCGTCATCGACCAGCTGACCATCCACCGTCGCGTTCCGGTGACGCACCCGCTCAGTGTCCCGCTCCGTGTCCGGCTCATCGCGGTCAGCAAGCGCAACCGAACCCGGAGTGACATTGCCGGCAGTGCCCTTACCGGCCGCAGCGGCAGCCAGCGCACGCTTCTCTTCCTTCACAAGCGACTTCTCGATGTCGCGAATCGTCTGAGAAGAACGCACCAAGTCGTATGCGAACACCACGAACGTCACCGAATACGCCATCGCCGCCAAAAGCATCAGCAGCTCGGAGGTCGAACCCAAGGAAAGGTTCAAGTCCCCCTTAGGGG
Encoded proteins:
- a CDS encoding 3-hydroxyacyl-CoA dehydrogenase family protein yields the protein MSDFPAKVGVIGGGRMGAGIAHGFLTSGSEVIVIEANDDAAKAATERVATSVQKSIDRGLEGSVEDWMGKFSVSTDKADLAGRELVVEAVPEIWDLKVQTLQDAEKNMDETAVLASNTSSLSIDGLAKELSRPGRFLGLHFFNPVPASKLIEVVVGQQTDEELVGAARGWTEGLGKTAVVVKDAPGFASSRLGVALALEAMRMVEAGVASAEDIDNAMVLGYGHASGPLKTTDIVGLDVRLGIAEYLEETLGERFAPPQIMRDMVERGELGMKSGKGFYDWSKK
- a CDS encoding enoyl-CoA hydratase/isomerase family protein; translated protein: MAFDASGFTALEITESEDRVVARMNRPEVLNAIDQTMVDEFHALCGYLERTPKILIITGVEANEEAGQRGIFASGADIAQLRERRREDALAGINSQIFSRIHRLPMPVIAAIDGFALGGGAELAYAADFRIATPKVKMGQPETNLGISAAAGALWRLKELVGEPTALELILAGRILNAEEALELKLVTELHEPSELMAGAHALADRIGKQDPLAVRISKRVFSMPRDAHPAVDELAQAILFESQAKFDRMQAFLDRKKKK
- a CDS encoding thiolase family protein gives rise to the protein MTEAMLVGGVRTPVGRYGGALSSVRPDDLAALVIKEAIERAGIGPEVVDEVILGNANGAGEENRNVARMAWLLNGYPDSVPGITVNRLCASGMSAIAMATQMIKAGDAEIVVAGGVESMSRAPWVMEKPAKAFANPGKVHDTSIGWRFPNPKFLSGELSRDGKFTYSMPETAEEVARQYNISREDADAFAASSHEKALAAIEAGRFKDEIVPVSVFDRKGNETIVDTDEGPRPGSTPEVLAKLRPVVKGGEVVTAGNASSLNDGASAIIVASEEAVKKYGLKARARVVSNAAAGLAPEIMGMGPVPSTRKALEKAGLDISDIKAVEINEAFASQSLASVRELGLDPEIVNRDGGAIALGHPLGSSGARIVITLLGRMDRELGETEGRKLGLATLCIGVGQGQAIIVEAV
- a CDS encoding dicarboxylate/amino acid:cation symporter, whose translation is MSFFRRLPLLAWVLIAIVASIALTLPTYGEGADKASIMPGWLARVFMTYNSLFSGILTFAIPLIILGLVLPAIAELGRGAGKLLGMTAGIAYGSTIAAGVLAYGVAYSVFPLFLGGSAPNIGEASADINPYFAIVQEASEEPAVPEIVLPPAIEVLPALVLAFILGLGLTAIKSNALFDAAVDFRKIVDKLIRNIIIPGLPLFIFGIFMDLTLSGAVGDVVSNFLLVALVALLLTLAVLVLQYLIAGAVAGRRPLTSLWNMRSAYVTALGTASSAATIPVTIEAAKKNKVSDPVRNFVIPLCATIHLSGSMVKIVLFSLAVMMLSGTNIAFGHYLPFILMLGVMMIAAPGVPGGAIAAASGLLGSMLGFNEAQIGLMFATYIALDSFGTAANVTGDGAIAMVVDRLARNRKNVEPEEGLEEPEFVEES
- a CDS encoding PaaI family thioesterase: MALEDSEHRDLHINRTGLEVLRTQINGEITPAPFNQLLGVRLVDAREGAVELTCQMKPEFLNKIGSGHGGFVSTLLDNACGMAADTVARPGHAFTTMDLHVRMLRPVTLASGLMRVVGEVEKSGRSVTVTTAKLYAEDGTLLASATSSLFSLDI
- a CDS encoding lysoplasmalogenase family protein — its product is MPVVAVVCLILAGVAAVADWILTPRTEGTWRWLTKASVPALLTASVVLTGLERPHPAWASTLVAGALCFALLGDLLLLDRGRFMYGALAFGAAQAVLTVTLTWRAWAGPVQQGAEPGMPEGGWIGLLLAGIVVVAGFFAVGSRLIRAAHRDRLIVVTTAYIALISMMVLAASLHVRQPGGWWVIGAALLFYVSDALLGWKQFVSRDQAHSVAVMVTYHLALFGFTWWALLQSGVTAAVM
- a CDS encoding 1,4-dihydroxy-2-naphthoyl-CoA synthase, which translates into the protein MTAQDSVLPEKVSDVFDPTAWRVVEGFDFQDITYHRQVERDASGAVVRDLGAVRIAFDRPEVRNAFRPGTVDELYRALDHARMTGDVGTVILTGNGPSPKDGGHSFCSGGDQRIRGRDGYRYAAGETRETIDPARAGRLHILEVQRLIRTMPKVVIAVVNGWAAGGGHSLHVVADLTIASAEHGKFKQTDATVGSFDAGYGSALLARQIGQKKAREIFFLAREYSAQDMVEAGAVNAAVPHAELEKVALEYAADVARQSPQAIRMLKFAFNAVDDGIAGQQVFAGEATRLAYMTDEAVEGRDAFLEKRDPDWSAHPYYF
- a CDS encoding AMP-binding protein, translated to MTRTGQPTRTTSDSVHSDSMLSDPVSALSDNAGYAFADAVADVRTRLTAALEGTGPAVEIVEAPAGSADTRTEAGIPFVVEHPDDAPEGTAAVIRTSGSTGMPKRTALPADALKASAAATTQRIGTGHWLLALPLHYVAGLAVVSRAVLAGSSLVTMDLRSRFTAGAFAAATDKLATSAGHGTDSPPRLLTSLVPTQLTRLLESPQGVEALKRYAAVLVGGSATPPATLERARELCIPIVLTYGSAETCGGCVYDGEPLPGVSISIDSDGRVSLGGPQVASGYIGDPERTEQHFVTHFPDPRMNHAHPTRWYVTDDLGTLLPNGVLRIRGRIDDVINTGGVKVSAARILATIETMPTVREAVVVPVPHPEWGQTVGLIYAGDATEADIAAEVKANVSAAAVPRVVIRAGAIPRLSNHKPDRQTAVARLSTLI
- a CDS encoding 1,4-dihydroxy-2-naphthoate polyprenyltransferase encodes the protein MATASQWISGARLRTLPMAVSPVVVGVAAGFAASGSVKWIPALLALVVSLLLQIGVNYANDYSDGVRGTDDNRVGPFRLTGSAAASPRAVKYASFLCFGLAAAAGLGLVWMTQTWVLLIVGALAIAAAWGYTGGKNPYGYLGLGELFVFIFFGLVATVGTTYTQLGHSSGHSWLGAISIGLIATALLMVNNIRDLPTDRAAGKRTLAVRVGDRPARLIYVLMIVVAILGPVSLGFVTNTWLFVVLLTFVVAFKPCAAVLTAQDRRDLIPALATTSLIQVVFAVLFSFAVVINKLLLA
- a CDS encoding PLD nuclease N-terminal domain-containing protein, translated to MRWLVFIVPLVLVFILYALFNAIGTSQHRVRSLPKGVWIAAIIVLPVVGAVLWLTLGSDKTAPAAAPRGKGPDDDAAFLERLNLERDRKKMQQDALRREKELEAREAALREREQAAERDRQRGNTGVGNPDRDMSGPGQRDNGLPGDVEDSDGGERP
- the ccsB gene encoding c-type cytochrome biogenesis protein CcsB, which encodes MTVTTVFSYLPAYTPKGDLNLSLGSTSELLMLLAAMAYSVTFVVFAYDLVRSSQTIRDIEKSLVKEEKRALAAAAAGKGTAGNVTPGSVALADRDEPDTERDTERVRHRNATVDGQLVDDDMDYDEKAPTRRLARVAIALMWLSFAIHAAAVVTRSIAAQRVPWGNMYEFMTTGALVVVAVYLVALMIKDIRFMGVFVSGLVVAMMCSATMAFPTPVQHLQPALQSPWLIIHVSIAVLACALFTLTFAMAVLQLIQSRRQAALLAGREDKLPWLRLVPSAVTLENVAYRINAVAFVAWTLTLILGAVWANEAWGRPWGWDTKEVWTFIIWVVYAGYLHARATRGWTGDRSAWLSIIGYGCIIFNFTVVNTVFAGLHSYAGI